One region of Flavobacterium sp. GSB-24 genomic DNA includes:
- a CDS encoding class A beta-lactamase-related serine hydrolase has translation MKINHTFFQLKTFLVGVLLIQIQIAFSQEEKSSALYKTIMSKDSLLFNIGFNTCDIKQFENLYTDDFEFFHDKDSISDKALFLKNLKNGICATPRKYNYRRELVDGSTEIYPLYKKGVLYGAIQMGTHRFFESTAEKPEEAGSFAKFTHLWLLKNKEWKLARSLSYNHQMTSSTANKVGLFDNVEETEKWLKENNVPTLGIGIITDGKLKQVKVFGELQKGVSAPYNTIWNVASLTKPVTAVVTLKLVSSGKWDLDEPLYKYWTDPDIAKDPYLKLLTTRIVLSHQTGFPNWRSFNDSNKLDFKFKPGTKYQYSGEGFEYLRKALEKKFHKTLDQLASELIFEPLKMNDSQLIWNNKIDLLRYAINYDNKGNAYEPTKNKTASAADDLLTTIEDYGTFLCSVMNGDGLSKKVFEAMKSHQVSTKKDKYFGLGFEIYDLGNENYALSHGGADKGVQTIFLLLPQTKQGLVIFTNVDDGYKIYEDIVVHYLGKNGRKIVDIETK, from the coding sequence CAACTAAAAACTTTTTTAGTTGGAGTACTTCTCATCCAAATTCAAATCGCATTCTCGCAGGAAGAAAAAAGCTCGGCTTTGTACAAGACCATTATGTCAAAAGACAGTCTTCTTTTTAATATTGGCTTTAATACTTGCGACATTAAACAATTTGAGAACTTATACACGGACGATTTTGAGTTTTTTCACGACAAAGACAGTATTTCGGACAAGGCGCTATTTTTAAAAAACTTAAAAAACGGAATTTGTGCAACGCCCCGAAAATACAATTACCGCAGAGAATTAGTTGATGGAAGTACTGAAATTTATCCGCTTTACAAAAAAGGCGTTTTGTATGGCGCCATACAAATGGGCACGCATCGATTTTTTGAAAGCACTGCTGAAAAACCCGAAGAAGCAGGAAGCTTTGCCAAGTTTACTCATCTTTGGCTTTTAAAAAATAAAGAATGGAAATTAGCCCGATCGCTGAGTTACAATCATCAAATGACAAGTTCTACAGCCAATAAAGTTGGCCTTTTTGACAATGTTGAAGAAACAGAAAAATGGCTTAAAGAAAATAATGTTCCCACTTTAGGAATCGGCATTATTACGGATGGTAAACTAAAACAGGTAAAGGTTTTTGGCGAACTTCAAAAAGGTGTTTCGGCACCTTACAATACGATTTGGAATGTCGCATCTTTAACTAAACCGGTTACGGCTGTTGTAACTTTAAAGTTAGTAAGTTCTGGAAAATGGGATTTAGATGAACCTCTTTATAAATATTGGACAGATCCAGATATTGCAAAAGATCCCTATTTAAAATTATTGACGACCAGAATTGTTTTAAGTCATCAGACTGGTTTTCCGAATTGGAGGTCTTTTAATGATTCTAACAAACTGGATTTCAAATTCAAACCTGGAACTAAATACCAATATTCCGGAGAAGGTTTTGAGTATTTACGAAAAGCCTTGGAGAAAAAATTTCACAAAACATTAGATCAGCTGGCTTCAGAATTAATTTTTGAGCCGTTGAAAATGAATGACTCTCAACTTATTTGGAATAATAAAATCGATCTTTTGAGATATGCAATTAATTATGACAACAAAGGAAATGCCTATGAACCAACAAAAAATAAAACTGCCAGTGCCGCAGACGATTTACTAACAACTATTGAAGATTACGGAACATTTTTGTGCAGCGTTATGAACGGTGACGGTTTAAGCAAAAAAGTTTTTGAAGCAATGAAATCACATCAGGTTTCAACAAAAAAAGACAAATACTTTGGTCTGGGTTTTGAAATTTATGATTTAGGAAATGAAAACTATGCTTTATCGCATGGTGGTGCAGACAAAGGTGTTCAGACTATTTTTTTACTGTTGCCACAAACAAAACAAGGATTAGTAATTTTTACCAATGTTGATGACGGCTATAAAATTTATGAAGATATCGTTGTGCATTACCTAGGAAAAAATGGAAGAAAAATAGTCGATATCGAAACGAAATAA
- a CDS encoding serine hydrolase: MKKSIKLIALFVVFQISALSTFAQDKAQQIEQLLAKYNEYGQFNGSALVAVNGKVILKKGFGLANMEWDVPNQPDTKFRLGSISKQFTAFLIVKLAEEGKLKLDVPITTYLPDYPKENGGKITIHHLLTHTSGIPNYTSAPNFFKDKARNPYTPEEFVKTFSSLPLEFTPGEKFNYSNSGYFLLGYIIEKISGKTYEQYLQEIIFTPLKMVNSGYDHSDVILKNRAAGYEKQGKKIVNAAYLDMSIPYAAGSLYSTVEDLYLWDQALYTNKLLSEKSIESLYKPYIKAWGGFYGYGWSTYEAPNGENSKLNIIEHGGGINGFNTIISRIPADKNLVVLLNNTGGTVLGEMNTAIRAILYNQPFDQPKKSLALDLLDIYNEKGAATGTETYKKLKNDPTYAIKEGDMNRVGYQLLQNGKKKEAIEVFKINVETFPKSGNAFDSLGEAYLADGDKKLAIANYKKSVELDPSNENGKKVLDELSKSKTK; the protein is encoded by the coding sequence ATGAAAAAATCAATCAAACTTATTGCACTCTTTGTAGTTTTTCAAATCTCGGCTTTAAGCACTTTTGCACAAGATAAAGCACAGCAAATTGAACAGCTTTTAGCTAAATACAACGAATACGGACAATTTAACGGCTCCGCTCTCGTTGCCGTAAATGGAAAAGTAATCTTAAAAAAAGGTTTTGGTTTGGCCAATATGGAATGGGATGTTCCAAATCAGCCTGATACTAAATTCAGATTAGGTTCTATCAGCAAACAATTTACAGCGTTTTTAATAGTAAAACTAGCTGAAGAAGGAAAACTGAAATTAGATGTTCCAATCACAACTTATCTGCCAGATTATCCAAAAGAAAATGGTGGTAAAATTACAATTCATCACTTATTGACACACACGTCTGGAATTCCGAATTATACCAGTGCGCCAAACTTTTTTAAAGATAAAGCTCGAAATCCGTATACTCCAGAAGAATTCGTAAAAACGTTTTCAAGTCTGCCGCTTGAATTTACGCCTGGCGAAAAATTCAATTACAGCAATTCTGGTTATTTTCTATTGGGTTATATTATTGAAAAAATTTCAGGGAAAACATACGAACAATATTTACAGGAAATTATTTTTACACCTTTAAAAATGGTTAATTCTGGTTATGACCACAGCGATGTCATTTTAAAAAACAGAGCGGCTGGTTACGAAAAACAGGGAAAAAAAATTGTAAACGCTGCATATCTTGACATGAGCATTCCGTATGCCGCTGGATCTTTGTACTCAACGGTAGAAGATTTGTATTTGTGGGATCAGGCGCTTTATACAAACAAACTGCTTTCAGAAAAATCCATAGAATCTTTATACAAACCATATATTAAAGCGTGGGGCGGTTTTTATGGATATGGATGGTCAACTTATGAAGCTCCGAATGGAGAAAACAGTAAATTAAATATTATTGAGCACGGAGGCGGTATTAACGGATTTAATACAATCATTTCTCGTATTCCTGCAGATAAGAATCTTGTAGTTTTATTAAACAATACAGGCGGAACCGTTTTAGGCGAAATGAACACTGCTATTCGTGCTATTTTATACAATCAGCCGTTTGATCAGCCTAAAAAATCGCTGGCATTAGATTTATTGGATATCTATAATGAAAAAGGCGCAGCGACTGGAACCGAAACTTATAAAAAACTGAAAAATGATCCTACATACGCTATCAAAGAAGGAGATATGAATCGAGTTGGATATCAGTTATTACAAAACGGAAAAAAGAAAGAAGCAATTGAAGTTTTCAAAATTAACGTTGAAACTTTCCCAAAATCAGGAAATGCTTTTGACAGTTTAGGTGAAGCTTATCTAGCAGATGGTGATAAAAAATTAGCTATCGCGAATTACAAAAAATCAGTCGAATTAGATCCTTCAAATGAAAACGGGAAAAAAGTATTAGATGAACTTTCAAAAAGTAAAACTAAATAA